In the genome of Sciurus carolinensis chromosome 3, mSciCar1.2, whole genome shotgun sequence, one region contains:
- the Strada gene encoding STE20-related kinase adapter protein alpha isoform X3, whose translation MSFLVSKPERIRRWVSEKFIVEGLRDLELFGEQPPGDTRRKTNEASSESIASFSKQEIMSSFLPEGGCYELLTTIGKGFEDLMIVNLARYKPTGEYVTVRRINLEACSNEMVTFLQGELHVSKLFNHPNIVPYRATFIADNELWVVTAFMAYGSAKDLIGTHFMDGMNELAIAYILQGVLKALDYIHHMGYVHRSVKASHILISVDGKVYLSGLRSNLSMISHGQRQRVVHDFPKYSIKVLPWLSPEVLQQNLQGYDAKSDIYSVGITACELANGHVPFKDMPATQMLLEKLNGTVPCLLDTSTIPAEELTMSPSRSLANPGLSESLTTSNPRPSNGDSPSHPYHRTFSPHFHHFVEQCLQRNPDERPSASALLSHSFFKQIKRRASEALPELLRPVTPITNFEGSQSQDHSGIFGLVTNLEELEVDDWEF comes from the exons ATGTCTTTTCTTGTAAGTAAACCAGAGCGAATTAGG CGGTGGGTCTCGGAAAAGTTCATTGTTGAGGGCTTAAGAGATTTGGAACTATTTGGAG AGCAGCCTCCGGGTGACACTCGGAGAAAA accAATGAAGCAAGCTCAGAGTCGATAGCATCCTTTTCTAAACAAGAGATCATGAGTAGCTTCCTGCCAGAGGGAGGATGCTATGAGCTGCTTACCACTATAG GCAAAGGATTTGAGGACCTGATGATAGTGAATCTAGCAAGATACAAACCAACAGGAGAATATGTGACCGTACGAAGGATTAACCTAGAAGCTTGTTCCAATGAGATGGTGACGTTTTTGCAG GGGGAACTTCATGTCTCTAAACTCTTCAACCATCCCAATATCGTGCCATATCGAGCCACCTTTATTGCAGACAATGAGCTGTGGGTTGTTACAGCATTCATGGCATATG GTTCTGCAAAGGATCTTATTGGCACACACTTCATGGATGGCATGAATGAACTGGCGATTGCTTATATCCTGCAGGGGGTGCTAAAGGCCCTGGACTACATCCACCATATGGGCTATGTGCACag GAGTGTTAAAGCTAGCCACATTCTGATCTCTGTGGACGGGAAAGTCTACCTTTCTGGTTTACGCAGCAACCTCAGCATGATCAGCCATGGGCAGCGGCAACGTGTGGTCCATGATTTTCCTAAGTACAGTATCAAGGTCCTCCCTTGGCTCAGCCCTGAAGTCCTTCAGCAG aATCTTCAGGGTTATGATGCCAAGTCTGACATATACAGCGTGGGAATCACTGCCTGTGAACTAGCCAATGGCCATGTCCCCTTTAAGGATATGCCTGCCACTCAG ATGCTGCTGGAGAAGCTGAATGGCACAGTACCCTGCCTGTTGGACACCAGCACCATCCCTGCTGAGGAACTGACCATGAGCCCTTCACGCTCTTTGGCCAACCCTGGCCTGAGTGAGAGTCTGACCACCAGCAACCCCCGGCCTTCCAATGGTGACTCACCTTCCCATCCCTACCATCGAACCTTCTCCCCCCACTTTCACCATTTTGTGGAGCAGTGCCTTCAGCGCAACCCAGATGAAAG GCCAAGTGCCAGTGCCCTCCTGAGCCACTCCTTCTTCAAGCAG ATCAAGCGACGTGCTTCAGAGGCTTTGCCTGAGTTACTTCGTCCTGTCACCCCCATCACCAATTTTGAGGGCAGCCAGTCTCAAGATCACAGTGGAATCTTTGGCCTGGTGACAAACCTGGAAGAGCTGGAGGTGGACGACTGGGAATTCTGA
- the Strada gene encoding STE20-related kinase adapter protein alpha isoform X6 yields MSFLVSKPERIRTNEASSESIASFSKQEIMSSFLPEGGCYELLTTIGKGFEDLMIVNLARYKPTGEYVTVRRINLEACSNEMVTFLQGELHVSKLFNHPNIVPYRATFIADNELWVVTAFMAYGSAKDLIGTHFMDGMNELAIAYILQGVLKALDYIHHMGYVHRSVKASHILISVDGKVYLSGLRSNLSMISHGQRQRVVHDFPKYSIKVLPWLSPEVLQQNLQGYDAKSDIYSVGITACELANGHVPFKDMPATQMLLEKLNGTVPCLLDTSTIPAEELTMSPSRSLANPGLSESLTTSNPRPSNGDSPSHPYHRTFSPHFHHFVEQCLQRNPDERPSASALLSHSFFKQIKRRASEALPELLRPVTPITNFEGSQSQDHSGIFGLVTNLEELEVDDWEF; encoded by the exons ATGTCTTTTCTTGTAAGTAAACCAGAGCGAATTAGG accAATGAAGCAAGCTCAGAGTCGATAGCATCCTTTTCTAAACAAGAGATCATGAGTAGCTTCCTGCCAGAGGGAGGATGCTATGAGCTGCTTACCACTATAG GCAAAGGATTTGAGGACCTGATGATAGTGAATCTAGCAAGATACAAACCAACAGGAGAATATGTGACCGTACGAAGGATTAACCTAGAAGCTTGTTCCAATGAGATGGTGACGTTTTTGCAG GGGGAACTTCATGTCTCTAAACTCTTCAACCATCCCAATATCGTGCCATATCGAGCCACCTTTATTGCAGACAATGAGCTGTGGGTTGTTACAGCATTCATGGCATATG GTTCTGCAAAGGATCTTATTGGCACACACTTCATGGATGGCATGAATGAACTGGCGATTGCTTATATCCTGCAGGGGGTGCTAAAGGCCCTGGACTACATCCACCATATGGGCTATGTGCACag GAGTGTTAAAGCTAGCCACATTCTGATCTCTGTGGACGGGAAAGTCTACCTTTCTGGTTTACGCAGCAACCTCAGCATGATCAGCCATGGGCAGCGGCAACGTGTGGTCCATGATTTTCCTAAGTACAGTATCAAGGTCCTCCCTTGGCTCAGCCCTGAAGTCCTTCAGCAG aATCTTCAGGGTTATGATGCCAAGTCTGACATATACAGCGTGGGAATCACTGCCTGTGAACTAGCCAATGGCCATGTCCCCTTTAAGGATATGCCTGCCACTCAG ATGCTGCTGGAGAAGCTGAATGGCACAGTACCCTGCCTGTTGGACACCAGCACCATCCCTGCTGAGGAACTGACCATGAGCCCTTCACGCTCTTTGGCCAACCCTGGCCTGAGTGAGAGTCTGACCACCAGCAACCCCCGGCCTTCCAATGGTGACTCACCTTCCCATCCCTACCATCGAACCTTCTCCCCCCACTTTCACCATTTTGTGGAGCAGTGCCTTCAGCGCAACCCAGATGAAAG GCCAAGTGCCAGTGCCCTCCTGAGCCACTCCTTCTTCAAGCAG ATCAAGCGACGTGCTTCAGAGGCTTTGCCTGAGTTACTTCGTCCTGTCACCCCCATCACCAATTTTGAGGGCAGCCAGTCTCAAGATCACAGTGGAATCTTTGGCCTGGTGACAAACCTGGAAGAGCTGGAGGTGGACGACTGGGAATTCTGA
- the Strada gene encoding STE20-related kinase adapter protein alpha isoform X2, with product MSFLRWVSEKFIVEGLRDLELFGEQPPGDTRRKLNAHLKKEGLTQAWWCMPVIQQLRRLRQKDHKFETNEASSESIASFSKQEIMSSFLPEGGCYELLTTIGKGFEDLMIVNLARYKPTGEYVTVRRINLEACSNEMVTFLQGELHVSKLFNHPNIVPYRATFIADNELWVVTAFMAYGSAKDLIGTHFMDGMNELAIAYILQGVLKALDYIHHMGYVHRSVKASHILISVDGKVYLSGLRSNLSMISHGQRQRVVHDFPKYSIKVLPWLSPEVLQQNLQGYDAKSDIYSVGITACELANGHVPFKDMPATQMLLEKLNGTVPCLLDTSTIPAEELTMSPSRSLANPGLSESLTTSNPRPSNGDSPSHPYHRTFSPHFHHFVEQCLQRNPDERPSASALLSHSFFKQIKRRASEALPELLRPVTPITNFEGSQSQDHSGIFGLVTNLEELEVDDWEF from the exons ATGTCTTTTCTT CGGTGGGTCTCGGAAAAGTTCATTGTTGAGGGCTTAAGAGATTTGGAACTATTTGGAG AGCAGCCTCCGGGTGACACTCGGAGAAAA TTGAATGCACATCTGAAGAAAGAGGGTCTaacccaggcatggtggtgcatgcctgtaatccagcaactcagaaggctgaggcagaaggatcacaagtttgag accAATGAAGCAAGCTCAGAGTCGATAGCATCCTTTTCTAAACAAGAGATCATGAGTAGCTTCCTGCCAGAGGGAGGATGCTATGAGCTGCTTACCACTATAG GCAAAGGATTTGAGGACCTGATGATAGTGAATCTAGCAAGATACAAACCAACAGGAGAATATGTGACCGTACGAAGGATTAACCTAGAAGCTTGTTCCAATGAGATGGTGACGTTTTTGCAG GGGGAACTTCATGTCTCTAAACTCTTCAACCATCCCAATATCGTGCCATATCGAGCCACCTTTATTGCAGACAATGAGCTGTGGGTTGTTACAGCATTCATGGCATATG GTTCTGCAAAGGATCTTATTGGCACACACTTCATGGATGGCATGAATGAACTGGCGATTGCTTATATCCTGCAGGGGGTGCTAAAGGCCCTGGACTACATCCACCATATGGGCTATGTGCACag GAGTGTTAAAGCTAGCCACATTCTGATCTCTGTGGACGGGAAAGTCTACCTTTCTGGTTTACGCAGCAACCTCAGCATGATCAGCCATGGGCAGCGGCAACGTGTGGTCCATGATTTTCCTAAGTACAGTATCAAGGTCCTCCCTTGGCTCAGCCCTGAAGTCCTTCAGCAG aATCTTCAGGGTTATGATGCCAAGTCTGACATATACAGCGTGGGAATCACTGCCTGTGAACTAGCCAATGGCCATGTCCCCTTTAAGGATATGCCTGCCACTCAG ATGCTGCTGGAGAAGCTGAATGGCACAGTACCCTGCCTGTTGGACACCAGCACCATCCCTGCTGAGGAACTGACCATGAGCCCTTCACGCTCTTTGGCCAACCCTGGCCTGAGTGAGAGTCTGACCACCAGCAACCCCCGGCCTTCCAATGGTGACTCACCTTCCCATCCCTACCATCGAACCTTCTCCCCCCACTTTCACCATTTTGTGGAGCAGTGCCTTCAGCGCAACCCAGATGAAAG GCCAAGTGCCAGTGCCCTCCTGAGCCACTCCTTCTTCAAGCAG ATCAAGCGACGTGCTTCAGAGGCTTTGCCTGAGTTACTTCGTCCTGTCACCCCCATCACCAATTTTGAGGGCAGCCAGTCTCAAGATCACAGTGGAATCTTTGGCCTGGTGACAAACCTGGAAGAGCTGGAGGTGGACGACTGGGAATTCTGA
- the Strada gene encoding STE20-related kinase adapter protein alpha isoform X4, with product MSFLRWVSEKFIVEGLRDLELFGEQPPGDTRRKTNEASSESIASFSKQEIMSSFLPEGGCYELLTTIGKGFEDLMIVNLARYKPTGEYVTVRRINLEACSNEMVTFLQGELHVSKLFNHPNIVPYRATFIADNELWVVTAFMAYGSAKDLIGTHFMDGMNELAIAYILQGVLKALDYIHHMGYVHRSVKASHILISVDGKVYLSGLRSNLSMISHGQRQRVVHDFPKYSIKVLPWLSPEVLQQNLQGYDAKSDIYSVGITACELANGHVPFKDMPATQMLLEKLNGTVPCLLDTSTIPAEELTMSPSRSLANPGLSESLTTSNPRPSNGDSPSHPYHRTFSPHFHHFVEQCLQRNPDERPSASALLSHSFFKQIKRRASEALPELLRPVTPITNFEGSQSQDHSGIFGLVTNLEELEVDDWEF from the exons ATGTCTTTTCTT CGGTGGGTCTCGGAAAAGTTCATTGTTGAGGGCTTAAGAGATTTGGAACTATTTGGAG AGCAGCCTCCGGGTGACACTCGGAGAAAA accAATGAAGCAAGCTCAGAGTCGATAGCATCCTTTTCTAAACAAGAGATCATGAGTAGCTTCCTGCCAGAGGGAGGATGCTATGAGCTGCTTACCACTATAG GCAAAGGATTTGAGGACCTGATGATAGTGAATCTAGCAAGATACAAACCAACAGGAGAATATGTGACCGTACGAAGGATTAACCTAGAAGCTTGTTCCAATGAGATGGTGACGTTTTTGCAG GGGGAACTTCATGTCTCTAAACTCTTCAACCATCCCAATATCGTGCCATATCGAGCCACCTTTATTGCAGACAATGAGCTGTGGGTTGTTACAGCATTCATGGCATATG GTTCTGCAAAGGATCTTATTGGCACACACTTCATGGATGGCATGAATGAACTGGCGATTGCTTATATCCTGCAGGGGGTGCTAAAGGCCCTGGACTACATCCACCATATGGGCTATGTGCACag GAGTGTTAAAGCTAGCCACATTCTGATCTCTGTGGACGGGAAAGTCTACCTTTCTGGTTTACGCAGCAACCTCAGCATGATCAGCCATGGGCAGCGGCAACGTGTGGTCCATGATTTTCCTAAGTACAGTATCAAGGTCCTCCCTTGGCTCAGCCCTGAAGTCCTTCAGCAG aATCTTCAGGGTTATGATGCCAAGTCTGACATATACAGCGTGGGAATCACTGCCTGTGAACTAGCCAATGGCCATGTCCCCTTTAAGGATATGCCTGCCACTCAG ATGCTGCTGGAGAAGCTGAATGGCACAGTACCCTGCCTGTTGGACACCAGCACCATCCCTGCTGAGGAACTGACCATGAGCCCTTCACGCTCTTTGGCCAACCCTGGCCTGAGTGAGAGTCTGACCACCAGCAACCCCCGGCCTTCCAATGGTGACTCACCTTCCCATCCCTACCATCGAACCTTCTCCCCCCACTTTCACCATTTTGTGGAGCAGTGCCTTCAGCGCAACCCAGATGAAAG GCCAAGTGCCAGTGCCCTCCTGAGCCACTCCTTCTTCAAGCAG ATCAAGCGACGTGCTTCAGAGGCTTTGCCTGAGTTACTTCGTCCTGTCACCCCCATCACCAATTTTGAGGGCAGCCAGTCTCAAGATCACAGTGGAATCTTTGGCCTGGTGACAAACCTGGAAGAGCTGGAGGTGGACGACTGGGAATTCTGA
- the Strada gene encoding STE20-related kinase adapter protein alpha isoform X1, with translation MSFLVSKPERIRRWVSEKFIVEGLRDLELFGEQPPGDTRRKLNAHLKKEGLTQAWWCMPVIQQLRRLRQKDHKFETNEASSESIASFSKQEIMSSFLPEGGCYELLTTIGKGFEDLMIVNLARYKPTGEYVTVRRINLEACSNEMVTFLQGELHVSKLFNHPNIVPYRATFIADNELWVVTAFMAYGSAKDLIGTHFMDGMNELAIAYILQGVLKALDYIHHMGYVHRSVKASHILISVDGKVYLSGLRSNLSMISHGQRQRVVHDFPKYSIKVLPWLSPEVLQQNLQGYDAKSDIYSVGITACELANGHVPFKDMPATQMLLEKLNGTVPCLLDTSTIPAEELTMSPSRSLANPGLSESLTTSNPRPSNGDSPSHPYHRTFSPHFHHFVEQCLQRNPDERPSASALLSHSFFKQIKRRASEALPELLRPVTPITNFEGSQSQDHSGIFGLVTNLEELEVDDWEF, from the exons ATGTCTTTTCTTGTAAGTAAACCAGAGCGAATTAGG CGGTGGGTCTCGGAAAAGTTCATTGTTGAGGGCTTAAGAGATTTGGAACTATTTGGAG AGCAGCCTCCGGGTGACACTCGGAGAAAA TTGAATGCACATCTGAAGAAAGAGGGTCTaacccaggcatggtggtgcatgcctgtaatccagcaactcagaaggctgaggcagaaggatcacaagtttgag accAATGAAGCAAGCTCAGAGTCGATAGCATCCTTTTCTAAACAAGAGATCATGAGTAGCTTCCTGCCAGAGGGAGGATGCTATGAGCTGCTTACCACTATAG GCAAAGGATTTGAGGACCTGATGATAGTGAATCTAGCAAGATACAAACCAACAGGAGAATATGTGACCGTACGAAGGATTAACCTAGAAGCTTGTTCCAATGAGATGGTGACGTTTTTGCAG GGGGAACTTCATGTCTCTAAACTCTTCAACCATCCCAATATCGTGCCATATCGAGCCACCTTTATTGCAGACAATGAGCTGTGGGTTGTTACAGCATTCATGGCATATG GTTCTGCAAAGGATCTTATTGGCACACACTTCATGGATGGCATGAATGAACTGGCGATTGCTTATATCCTGCAGGGGGTGCTAAAGGCCCTGGACTACATCCACCATATGGGCTATGTGCACag GAGTGTTAAAGCTAGCCACATTCTGATCTCTGTGGACGGGAAAGTCTACCTTTCTGGTTTACGCAGCAACCTCAGCATGATCAGCCATGGGCAGCGGCAACGTGTGGTCCATGATTTTCCTAAGTACAGTATCAAGGTCCTCCCTTGGCTCAGCCCTGAAGTCCTTCAGCAG aATCTTCAGGGTTATGATGCCAAGTCTGACATATACAGCGTGGGAATCACTGCCTGTGAACTAGCCAATGGCCATGTCCCCTTTAAGGATATGCCTGCCACTCAG ATGCTGCTGGAGAAGCTGAATGGCACAGTACCCTGCCTGTTGGACACCAGCACCATCCCTGCTGAGGAACTGACCATGAGCCCTTCACGCTCTTTGGCCAACCCTGGCCTGAGTGAGAGTCTGACCACCAGCAACCCCCGGCCTTCCAATGGTGACTCACCTTCCCATCCCTACCATCGAACCTTCTCCCCCCACTTTCACCATTTTGTGGAGCAGTGCCTTCAGCGCAACCCAGATGAAAG GCCAAGTGCCAGTGCCCTCCTGAGCCACTCCTTCTTCAAGCAG ATCAAGCGACGTGCTTCAGAGGCTTTGCCTGAGTTACTTCGTCCTGTCACCCCCATCACCAATTTTGAGGGCAGCCAGTCTCAAGATCACAGTGGAATCTTTGGCCTGGTGACAAACCTGGAAGAGCTGGAGGTGGACGACTGGGAATTCTGA
- the Strada gene encoding STE20-related kinase adapter protein alpha isoform X7: MSFLTNEASSESIASFSKQEIMSSFLPEGGCYELLTTIGKGFEDLMIVNLARYKPTGEYVTVRRINLEACSNEMVTFLQGELHVSKLFNHPNIVPYRATFIADNELWVVTAFMAYGSAKDLIGTHFMDGMNELAIAYILQGVLKALDYIHHMGYVHRSVKASHILISVDGKVYLSGLRSNLSMISHGQRQRVVHDFPKYSIKVLPWLSPEVLQQNLQGYDAKSDIYSVGITACELANGHVPFKDMPATQMLLEKLNGTVPCLLDTSTIPAEELTMSPSRSLANPGLSESLTTSNPRPSNGDSPSHPYHRTFSPHFHHFVEQCLQRNPDERPSASALLSHSFFKQIKRRASEALPELLRPVTPITNFEGSQSQDHSGIFGLVTNLEELEVDDWEF, encoded by the exons ATGTCTTTTCTT accAATGAAGCAAGCTCAGAGTCGATAGCATCCTTTTCTAAACAAGAGATCATGAGTAGCTTCCTGCCAGAGGGAGGATGCTATGAGCTGCTTACCACTATAG GCAAAGGATTTGAGGACCTGATGATAGTGAATCTAGCAAGATACAAACCAACAGGAGAATATGTGACCGTACGAAGGATTAACCTAGAAGCTTGTTCCAATGAGATGGTGACGTTTTTGCAG GGGGAACTTCATGTCTCTAAACTCTTCAACCATCCCAATATCGTGCCATATCGAGCCACCTTTATTGCAGACAATGAGCTGTGGGTTGTTACAGCATTCATGGCATATG GTTCTGCAAAGGATCTTATTGGCACACACTTCATGGATGGCATGAATGAACTGGCGATTGCTTATATCCTGCAGGGGGTGCTAAAGGCCCTGGACTACATCCACCATATGGGCTATGTGCACag GAGTGTTAAAGCTAGCCACATTCTGATCTCTGTGGACGGGAAAGTCTACCTTTCTGGTTTACGCAGCAACCTCAGCATGATCAGCCATGGGCAGCGGCAACGTGTGGTCCATGATTTTCCTAAGTACAGTATCAAGGTCCTCCCTTGGCTCAGCCCTGAAGTCCTTCAGCAG aATCTTCAGGGTTATGATGCCAAGTCTGACATATACAGCGTGGGAATCACTGCCTGTGAACTAGCCAATGGCCATGTCCCCTTTAAGGATATGCCTGCCACTCAG ATGCTGCTGGAGAAGCTGAATGGCACAGTACCCTGCCTGTTGGACACCAGCACCATCCCTGCTGAGGAACTGACCATGAGCCCTTCACGCTCTTTGGCCAACCCTGGCCTGAGTGAGAGTCTGACCACCAGCAACCCCCGGCCTTCCAATGGTGACTCACCTTCCCATCCCTACCATCGAACCTTCTCCCCCCACTTTCACCATTTTGTGGAGCAGTGCCTTCAGCGCAACCCAGATGAAAG GCCAAGTGCCAGTGCCCTCCTGAGCCACTCCTTCTTCAAGCAG ATCAAGCGACGTGCTTCAGAGGCTTTGCCTGAGTTACTTCGTCCTGTCACCCCCATCACCAATTTTGAGGGCAGCCAGTCTCAAGATCACAGTGGAATCTTTGGCCTGGTGACAAACCTGGAAGAGCTGGAGGTGGACGACTGGGAATTCTGA
- the Strada gene encoding STE20-related kinase adapter protein alpha isoform X5, whose product MRSIFLEQPPGDTRRKTNEASSESIASFSKQEIMSSFLPEGGCYELLTTIGKGFEDLMIVNLARYKPTGEYVTVRRINLEACSNEMVTFLQGELHVSKLFNHPNIVPYRATFIADNELWVVTAFMAYGSAKDLIGTHFMDGMNELAIAYILQGVLKALDYIHHMGYVHRSVKASHILISVDGKVYLSGLRSNLSMISHGQRQRVVHDFPKYSIKVLPWLSPEVLQQNLQGYDAKSDIYSVGITACELANGHVPFKDMPATQMLLEKLNGTVPCLLDTSTIPAEELTMSPSRSLANPGLSESLTTSNPRPSNGDSPSHPYHRTFSPHFHHFVEQCLQRNPDERPSASALLSHSFFKQIKRRASEALPELLRPVTPITNFEGSQSQDHSGIFGLVTNLEELEVDDWEF is encoded by the exons ATGAGAAGCATTTTTCTTG AGCAGCCTCCGGGTGACACTCGGAGAAAA accAATGAAGCAAGCTCAGAGTCGATAGCATCCTTTTCTAAACAAGAGATCATGAGTAGCTTCCTGCCAGAGGGAGGATGCTATGAGCTGCTTACCACTATAG GCAAAGGATTTGAGGACCTGATGATAGTGAATCTAGCAAGATACAAACCAACAGGAGAATATGTGACCGTACGAAGGATTAACCTAGAAGCTTGTTCCAATGAGATGGTGACGTTTTTGCAG GGGGAACTTCATGTCTCTAAACTCTTCAACCATCCCAATATCGTGCCATATCGAGCCACCTTTATTGCAGACAATGAGCTGTGGGTTGTTACAGCATTCATGGCATATG GTTCTGCAAAGGATCTTATTGGCACACACTTCATGGATGGCATGAATGAACTGGCGATTGCTTATATCCTGCAGGGGGTGCTAAAGGCCCTGGACTACATCCACCATATGGGCTATGTGCACag GAGTGTTAAAGCTAGCCACATTCTGATCTCTGTGGACGGGAAAGTCTACCTTTCTGGTTTACGCAGCAACCTCAGCATGATCAGCCATGGGCAGCGGCAACGTGTGGTCCATGATTTTCCTAAGTACAGTATCAAGGTCCTCCCTTGGCTCAGCCCTGAAGTCCTTCAGCAG aATCTTCAGGGTTATGATGCCAAGTCTGACATATACAGCGTGGGAATCACTGCCTGTGAACTAGCCAATGGCCATGTCCCCTTTAAGGATATGCCTGCCACTCAG ATGCTGCTGGAGAAGCTGAATGGCACAGTACCCTGCCTGTTGGACACCAGCACCATCCCTGCTGAGGAACTGACCATGAGCCCTTCACGCTCTTTGGCCAACCCTGGCCTGAGTGAGAGTCTGACCACCAGCAACCCCCGGCCTTCCAATGGTGACTCACCTTCCCATCCCTACCATCGAACCTTCTCCCCCCACTTTCACCATTTTGTGGAGCAGTGCCTTCAGCGCAACCCAGATGAAAG GCCAAGTGCCAGTGCCCTCCTGAGCCACTCCTTCTTCAAGCAG ATCAAGCGACGTGCTTCAGAGGCTTTGCCTGAGTTACTTCGTCCTGTCACCCCCATCACCAATTTTGAGGGCAGCCAGTCTCAAGATCACAGTGGAATCTTTGGCCTGGTGACAAACCTGGAAGAGCTGGAGGTGGACGACTGGGAATTCTGA
- the Strada gene encoding STE20-related kinase adapter protein alpha isoform X8, whose protein sequence is MSSFLPEGGCYELLTTIGKGFEDLMIVNLARYKPTGEYVTVRRINLEACSNEMVTFLQGELHVSKLFNHPNIVPYRATFIADNELWVVTAFMAYGSAKDLIGTHFMDGMNELAIAYILQGVLKALDYIHHMGYVHRSVKASHILISVDGKVYLSGLRSNLSMISHGQRQRVVHDFPKYSIKVLPWLSPEVLQQNLQGYDAKSDIYSVGITACELANGHVPFKDMPATQMLLEKLNGTVPCLLDTSTIPAEELTMSPSRSLANPGLSESLTTSNPRPSNGDSPSHPYHRTFSPHFHHFVEQCLQRNPDERPSASALLSHSFFKQIKRRASEALPELLRPVTPITNFEGSQSQDHSGIFGLVTNLEELEVDDWEF, encoded by the exons ATGAGTAGCTTCCTGCCAGAGGGAGGATGCTATGAGCTGCTTACCACTATAG GCAAAGGATTTGAGGACCTGATGATAGTGAATCTAGCAAGATACAAACCAACAGGAGAATATGTGACCGTACGAAGGATTAACCTAGAAGCTTGTTCCAATGAGATGGTGACGTTTTTGCAG GGGGAACTTCATGTCTCTAAACTCTTCAACCATCCCAATATCGTGCCATATCGAGCCACCTTTATTGCAGACAATGAGCTGTGGGTTGTTACAGCATTCATGGCATATG GTTCTGCAAAGGATCTTATTGGCACACACTTCATGGATGGCATGAATGAACTGGCGATTGCTTATATCCTGCAGGGGGTGCTAAAGGCCCTGGACTACATCCACCATATGGGCTATGTGCACag GAGTGTTAAAGCTAGCCACATTCTGATCTCTGTGGACGGGAAAGTCTACCTTTCTGGTTTACGCAGCAACCTCAGCATGATCAGCCATGGGCAGCGGCAACGTGTGGTCCATGATTTTCCTAAGTACAGTATCAAGGTCCTCCCTTGGCTCAGCCCTGAAGTCCTTCAGCAG aATCTTCAGGGTTATGATGCCAAGTCTGACATATACAGCGTGGGAATCACTGCCTGTGAACTAGCCAATGGCCATGTCCCCTTTAAGGATATGCCTGCCACTCAG ATGCTGCTGGAGAAGCTGAATGGCACAGTACCCTGCCTGTTGGACACCAGCACCATCCCTGCTGAGGAACTGACCATGAGCCCTTCACGCTCTTTGGCCAACCCTGGCCTGAGTGAGAGTCTGACCACCAGCAACCCCCGGCCTTCCAATGGTGACTCACCTTCCCATCCCTACCATCGAACCTTCTCCCCCCACTTTCACCATTTTGTGGAGCAGTGCCTTCAGCGCAACCCAGATGAAAG GCCAAGTGCCAGTGCCCTCCTGAGCCACTCCTTCTTCAAGCAG ATCAAGCGACGTGCTTCAGAGGCTTTGCCTGAGTTACTTCGTCCTGTCACCCCCATCACCAATTTTGAGGGCAGCCAGTCTCAAGATCACAGTGGAATCTTTGGCCTGGTGACAAACCTGGAAGAGCTGGAGGTGGACGACTGGGAATTCTGA
- the Limd2 gene encoding LIM domain-containing protein 2, whose amino-acid sequence MFQAAGAAQTTPSHEAKSSGGSSTVQRSKSFSLRAQVKETCAACQKTVYPMERLVADKLIFHNSCFCCKHCHTKLSLGSYAALHGEFYCKPHFQQLFKSKGNYDEGFGRKQHKELWAHKEVDPGTKTA is encoded by the exons ATGTTCCAGGCTGCAGGAGCCGCCCAAACCACCCCCTCTCAT GAAGCCAAAAGCAGCGGTGGCAGCAGCACTGTGCAGCGCTCCAAG TCCTTCAGCCTGCGGGCCCAGGTGAAGGAGACTTGTGCCGCCTGCCAGAAGACTGTGTACCCTATGGAGCGGCTGGTGGCAGACAAGCTCATTTTCCACAACTCTTGCTTCTGCTGCAAGCACTGCCACACCAAGCTCAG CCTGGGCAGCTATGCAGCGCTGCATGGTGAGTTTTACTGCAAACCCCACTTTCAGCAGCTGTTTAAGAGCAAAGGCAACTACGATGAGGGATTCGGCCGCAAACAGCACAAGGAGCTCTGGGCCCACAAAGAAGTGGACCCCGGCACCAAGACAGCCTGA